In Papaver somniferum cultivar HN1 chromosome 1, ASM357369v1, whole genome shotgun sequence, a genomic segment contains:
- the LOC113359515 gene encoding uncharacterized protein LOC113359515: MMDVDEDHENPKDLLTDRNLNRWEILVDGSSNGEGNGIGIVFISPTGARMTYSFILDFASTNNETKYEVVVHALKLAIKIKIEDARITSDSQLVILQIEEKGETTQTYVMTIENMEEENASEDKDWRTEIHLYLEKGEVPRKRLEAHKLKSRATNYELRDGILYRRSFLGPSLRCITRKEGINFLMALHYGDAGNHSGGRSLSYRAKIQGYYWPYMHEDVKQVSRRCEECQRHGKKIHTPGAMLNSSTNAWTFGKWGIDIVGPFIPGTGFGIPAQLVSDNGKQFEGENIKMLLNVFKIQRGKYTPLYPQSNGQVEATNKTIADNLKKKLEGHNKGCCEQVHNVVWAYRTTKREATGMSPFCLTYGVEAVLPTEVIIPTTKKEAWEKNLSPNLILAKLDDLEEVREVALQHMENYQQRLAREYNKRVKIREFQPGELVLREIQIYQRGGDGKLEKKWDGPYIIKMIVGNGAYELMDPEGRDMGRRLDLPWNRQYLKKYYP; encoded by the exons ATGATGGATGTGGATGAAGACCACGAAAATCCTAAAGACTTATTAACTGACCGGAATttaaatagatgggaaatattagtGGATGGATCATCCAATGGAGAAGGGAATGGTattggtattgtattcatttcaccaacaGGAGCGCGAATGACCTATTCATTCATACTGGATttcgcatccacaaataatgagacTAAGTATGAAGTAGTTGTACATGCACTAAAGCTAGCAATTAAaattaagatagaagatgcacgaataactagtgattcacAACTAGTAATTCTCCAAATAGAAG AGAAaggagaaacaacacagacaTATGTGATGACAATAGAAAACATGGAAGAAGAAAACGCGAGCGAAGACAAAGATTGGAGAACTGAAATCCATTTATACCTAGAGAAGGGAGAAGTACCAAGAAAAAGGTTGGAGGCACACAAATTAAAAAGTCGTGCGACGAATTATGAATTGAGGGATGGTATTCTTTATAGAAGATCCTTCCTGGGACCTTCGCTCAGATGTATTACGCGAAAAGAAGGGATAAATTTTTTAATGGCATTACATTATGGAGACGCCGGTAATCATAGCGGAGGAAGGTCACTTTCATATAGAGCAAAGATACAAGGCTactattggccatacatgcatgaagatgtgAAACAAGTCTcaagaagatgtgaagaatgtcaacgtcatggAAAAAAGATACACACACCCGGAGCAATGCTAAATTCATCAACAAATGCGTGGACTTTTGGAAAATGGGGGATCGACATTGTTGGACCATTTATACCAGGAACCGG ATTTggtattcctgcacagttggtatctgataatggaaaacagtTCGAGggtgagaatataaagatgttattGAATGTGTTCAAAATTCAAAGAGGAAAATatactcctttatatccacaaagTAATGGACAGGTAGAAGCCACAAATAAAACGATCGCAGacaatttgaagaagaagttagaaggtCACAACAAAGGATgttgcgaacaagtacataatgtcgTATGGGCTTACaggacaacaaagagagaagcaacAGGTATGTCACCTTTCTGTTTAACATATGGGGTAGAGGCCGTATTACCAACAGAAGTTATCATTCCAACAACaaagaaagaagcttgggagaagaatCTAAGTCCAAATCTAATTCTAGCAAAACTTGATGActtagaagaagtaagagagGTCGCtttgcaacatatggaaaattatcaacaaagACTAGCTCGAGAATACAATAAACGTGTTAAGATCAGAGAATTTCAACCAGGGGAATTGGTGTTGCGAGAAATCCAAATTTATCAGAGAGGGGGAGATGGGAAATTGGAAaagaaatgggatggaccttatataataaaaatgATAGTTGGAAATGGAGCTTACGAGTTAATGGATCCGGAAGGGCGAGATATGGGTCGAAGATTAGATCTTCCTTGGAATAGACAatatttgaagaaatattatccataG